In the genome of Polyodon spathula isolate WHYD16114869_AA chromosome 57, ASM1765450v1, whole genome shotgun sequence, one region contains:
- the LOC121307560 gene encoding importin-7-like, producing MDANSLIEALRGTMDPNLREAAERQLSEGHKQVNFVSTLLQLTMSEQLDLPVRQAGVIYLKNMVTQYWHEGEGTGAGEVPGFTIPEEDRQCIRDNIVEAIMHSPELIRVQLTTCIHHMIKHDYPNKWTAILNGLLLQYNLPMELINQQSLTEWMEILKTVVDRDVPAETLQVDEDDRPELPWWKCKKWALHILARIFERYGSPGNVSKDYTEFAELFLKGYAVSAQQVLLKVLYQYKEKHYVAPRVLQQTLNYINQGVAHALTWKNLKPHIQGIIQDVVFPLMCYTDTDEELWQEDPYEYIRMKFDVFEDFISPTTAAQTLLFTACSKRKEVLQKTMGYCYQILTEPTADPRKKDGALHMIGSLAEVLLKKKIYKDQMEFMLQNHVFPLFSSELGYMRARACWVLHYFCEVKFKLDQNLQTALELTRRCLIDDKEMPVKVEAAIALQVLISNQEKAKEYITPFIRPVMQALLHIVRETENDDLTNVIQKMICEYSEEVTPIAVEMTQHLAMTFNQVIQTGPDEEGGDDKAVTAMGILNTIDTLLSVVEDHKEITQQLEGICLQVIGTVLQQHVLEFYEEILSLAHSLTCQQVSPQMWQLLPLVFEVFQQDGFDYYTDMMPLLHNYITVDTDTLLSDTKYLEMIYSMCKKILTGDAGEDAECHAAKLLEVIILQCKGRGIDQVVPLFVEAALERLTREVKTSELRTMCLQVAIAALYYSPPLLLTTLENLRFPNNTEPITNHFITQWLNDVDCFLGLHDRKMCVLGLCALMDLEQRPQVVNQVAGQLLPATILLFNGLKRAYACRAEHENDEDDDEDGEEDEENEELGSDEDDIDEEGQEYLEMLAKQAGEDGDDEDWEDDDAEETALEGYTTLVDDEDNLVDEYQIFKVIMQNLQTRDPGWYQALTQTLNEEQAKQLQDIGTLADQRQAAHESKMIEKHGGYKFTAPVVPNNFNFGGSAPGMN from the exons ATGGATGCCAACAGTCTGATCGAAGCCCTTCGGGGCACCATGGACCCGAATCTGCGGGAGGCCGCCGAGAGGCAGTTGAGTGAG GGCCATAAACAGGTGAACTTTGTCTCCACTTTGCTTCAGCTCACAATGTCCGAACAACTGGACCTTCCGGTGAGGCAAGCAG GGGTAATTTACTTGAAGAACATGGTTACCCAGTACTGGCATGAGGGTGAAGGGACAGGTGCTGGAGAGGTCCCTGGCTTTACCATCCCAGAAGAGGACCGCCAGTGTATCCGTGACAACATTGTGGAGGCCATCATGCATTCACCTGAGCTCATAAG GGTGCAGCTCACTACCTGTATTCATCACATGATTAAACATGATTACCCCAACAAATGGACTGCAATC TTAAATGGACTGCTCTTGCAGTACAACCTCCCCATGGAGCTCATCAACCAGCAGAGCCTGACTGAGTGGATGGAGATCCTGAAGACTGTGGTGGACAGAGATGTTCCTGCG GAAACACTGCAGGTGGATGAGGACGACAGGCCTGAGCTGCCCTGGTGGAAATGCAAAAAATGGGCCCTGCACATCCTGGCTCGGATTTTCGAAAG GTACGGAAGCCCAGGCAATGTTTCTAAGGATTACACAGAGTTTGCTGAATTGTTCCTCAAGGGATATGCTGTTTCTGCTCAACAG GTTTTATTGAAGGTCTTGTATCAGTACAAAGAAAAGCACTATGTAGCTCCCAGGGTACTCCAGCAGACCCTCAACTATATCAACCAGGGGGTTGCACATGCACTTACATGGAAGAACCTGAAGCCTCATATCCAG GGAATCATTCAGGACGTGGTTTTCCCTCTGATGTGTTACACAGACACCGATGAGGAGCTCTGGCAGGAAGATCCATATGAATACATCCGCATGAAGTTTG atgtttttGAAGACTTCATCTCTCCGACAACTGCTGCACAGACCCTACTGTTTACTGCATGTAGTAAGAGAAAagag GTTCTGCAGAAAACCATGGGCTACTGCTATCAGATCTTAACAGAACCCACTGCTGATCCACGCAAAAAGGATGGCGCTTTGCATATGATCGGATCCTTAGCTGAAGTTTTATTAAAG AAAAAGATCTACAAAGATCAGATGGAGTTCATGCTGCAGAACCACGTGTTCCCCCTGTTCAGTAGTGAGCTGGGATACATGAGAGCGAGG GCCTGTTGGGTCCTTCACTATTTCTGTGAAGTGAAGTTCAAGCTCGACCAGAATCTGCAGACAGCCCTGGAGCTGACAAGACGCTGCCTGATCGACGATAAAGAAATGCCTGTGAAAGTCGAGGCTGCTATAGCTCTTCAGGTTCTCATCAGTAACCAGGAAAAAG CCAAGGAGTACATCACCCCCTTCATCAGGCCTGTGATGCAGGCGCTCCTCCATATTGTCCGTGAGACGGAGAACGATGACCTCACCAATGTCATCCAAAAGATGATCTGTGAATACAGTGAGGAGGTCACCCCCATCGCAGTGGAGATGACCCAGCACCTG GCAATGACATTTAACCAGGTGATTCAGACGGGTCCTGACGAGGAGGGGGGTGATGACAAGGCAGTGACAGCCATGGGCATCCTGAACACCATCGACACACTGCTCAGCGTGGTGGAAGACCACAAAGAG atcaCACAACAGCTAGAAGGAATCTGTCTTCAAGTGATTGGTACAGTTTTACAGCAGCACGTTTTGG AGTTCTACGAGGAGATCCTGTCTCTGGCTCACAGTCTGACATGTCAGCAGGTGTCGCCACAGATGTGGCAGCTTTTACCACTCGTCTTTGAGGTCTTCCAACAGGACGGCTTTGATTACTATACAG aTATGATGCCTCTCTTGCATAACTACATTACAGTTGATACAGACACCCTTTTGTCTGATACcaaatatcttgaaatgatcTACAGTATGTGCAAAAAG ATCCTGACCGGCGATGCAGGGGAAGATGCTGAGTGTCATGCAGCTAAACTGTTAGAAGTAATCATCCTTCAGTGCAAAGGGCGTGGCATTGACCAG GTTGTTCCCCTCTTCGTGGAAGCGGCTCTGGAGAGGCTGACCAGGGAAGTGAAGACGAGTGAGCTGAGAACCATGTGCCTGCAGGTAGCCATCGCTGCTCTGTACTACAGCCCTCCTCTGCTTCTCACCACCCTGGAGAACCTGCGCTTTCCCAACAACACCGAACCAATCACCAACCACTTCATCACCCAGTGGCTCAATGACGTCGACTGCTTCCTAGG CCTCCACGACCGGAAGATGTGTGTGCTGGGCCTGTGTGCTCTGATGGATCTGGAGCAGCGGCCACAGGTGGTGAACCAGGTAGCCGGGCAGCTGCTGCCTGCCACCATCCTCCTGTTCAACGGGCTGAAGAGAGCCTACGCCTGCCGAGCCGAGCACGAGAACGATGAGGATGATGACGAAGATGGAGAGGAAGACGAGGAAAACG AAGAACTGGGTAGTGATGAAGATGACATTGATGAGGAAGGTCAGGAGTATCTGGAGATGCTGGCGAAGCAGGCGGGCGAGGACGGGGATGATGAGGACTGGGAGGATGACGATGCAGAGGAGACGGCTCTCGAGGGCTACACCACTTTAGTGGACGACGAAGATAACCTTGTGGACGAGTATCAGATTTTCAAAGTCATCATGCAAA atctCCAGACTCGTGACCCAGGGTGGTACCAAGCTCTTACACAGACTCTAAATGAAGAACAAGCAAAACAGTTACAAGACATTGGGACTTTGGCAGATCAAAGACAGGCAGCCCATG AGTCTAAAATGATTGAAAAGCATGGAGGATATAAGTTTACTGCGCCGGTTGTGCCAAACAACTTCAATTTTGGAGGCAGTGCCCCAGGAATGAATTGA